One genomic window of Onychostoma macrolepis isolate SWU-2019 chromosome 25, ASM1243209v1, whole genome shotgun sequence includes the following:
- the kxd1 gene encoding kxDL motif-containing protein 1: MEPTASGIFCNRMLSMVNSEDVNAIIQAQRHMLDRFEKTNEMLINFNGLSNVRLQQMNEHFLMHTRTLIEMKKDLDSIFRRIRTLKGKVAKQYPEAFSNINECSNLEDDDDDFDPIPPSVATTITTTVTSEQSTESCDTSPDVISPTISCCSEDPSQENTGTPTSDSHEQPVLRDEGPDSADF; this comes from the exons ATGGAGCCCACAGCATCGGGAATATTCTGTAATAGGATGCTCAGTATGGTGAACTCTGAGGACGTGAACGCCATCATTCAAGCGCAGAGACACAT GCTGGACCGGTTTGAGAAGACCAATGAAATGCTGATCAACTTTAACGGACTGTCCAATGTGCGCTTACAACAGATGAATGAACACTTTCTAATGCACACCCGTACTTTAATAGAGATGAAGAAAGACTTGGACAGCATTTTCAGACGAATAAG GACTTTAAAAGGCAAAGTTGCGAAACAATATCCAGAGGCCTTCAGCA ACATCAATGAATGTTCCAACctggaggatgatgatgatgactttGACCCCATTCCTCCCAGTGTGGCCACCACCATCACAACCACTGTGACGTCTGAACAGAGCACGGAGTCATGTGACACAAGCCCTGATGTGATATCTCCCACCATTAGCTGCTGCTCTGAAGACCCCTCTCAAGAGAACACCGGCACACCAACCTCTGACAGCCACGAACAGCCAGTGTTACGGGACGAGGGGCCGGATTCAGCTGACTTTTAG
- the ergic2 gene encoding endoplasmic reticulum-Golgi intermediate compartment protein 2, with amino-acid sequence MRRLNKKKALHFVKELDAFPKVPESYVETTASGGTVSVLAFTAMALLAFFEFFVYRDTWMKYEYEVDKDFTSKLRINIDITVAMRCQFVGADVLDLAETMVASDGLQYEPVVFELSPQQRLWHRTLLLIQNRLREEHSLQDVLFKNVMKGAPTALPPREDDPTQPLNACRIHGYLYVNKVAGNFHITVGKAIPHPRGHAHLAALVSHETYNFSHRIDHLSFGEEIPGILNPLDGTEKVSADHNQMFQYFITIVPTKLQTYKVSADTHQYSVTERERVINHAAGSHGVSGIFMKYDISSLMVKVTEQHMPLWQFLVRLCGIIGGIFSTTGMLHSLVGFCVDVICCRFKLGVYKPKSMSVFDGHVNSLTPLLSENAEH; translated from the exons ATGAGGAGGCTGAACAAAAAGAAAGCCCTGCACTTTGTGAAGGAGTTGGATGCTTTTCCCAAGGTTCCCGAGAGCTATGTGGAGACGACAGCCAGTGGAGGAACCG TGTCTGTGTTGGCCTTCACGGCCATGGCACTCTTGGCCTTCTTTGAGTTCTTTGTGTATCGAGACACATGGATGAAGTACGAGTATGAAGTGGATAAGGATTTTACTAG CAAACTACGAATTAATATTGATATCACagttgccatgaggtgccaat ttgttgGAGCAGATGTGTTGGATCTAGCCGAGACGATGGTGGCATCTGACGGGCTTCAGTATGAACCT GTTGTTTTTGAACTTTCTCCTCAGCAGAGGCTCTGGCACAG GACACTTTTGCTCATTCAGAACCGTCTGCGTGAAGAACATTCACTCCAGGATGTTTTGTTTAAGAACGTCATGAAAGGTGCCCCCACTGCTCTCCCACCCAG GGAAGACGATCCCACTCAGCCTCTAAACGCCTGCCGGATACACGGATACCTTTATGTCAACAAAGTAGCAGGAAATTTCCACATCACTGTTGGCAA GGCCATCCCACACCCTCGAGGCCATGCTCATCTAGCGGCCCTGGTCAGCCATGAGA CATACAACTTCTCCCATCGGATAGACCATCTGTCTTTTGGAGAGGAAATACCTGGCATATTAAATCCACTGGATGGCACGGAAAAAGTGTCCGCAGATC ATAATCAAATGTTCCAGTACTTCATTACCATTGTGCCCACAAAACTGCAGACGTACAAGGTGTCAGCGGACACACACCAGTATTCAGTCACGGAGCGG GAGCGAGTGATAAACCACGCAGCGGGGAGTCATGGGGTTTCTGGGATCTTTATGAAGTATGACATCAGCTCGCTGATGGTGAAGGTGACTGAGCAGCACATGCCCTTGTGGCAGTTCCTCGTGCGGCTCTGTGGCATCATAGGAGGCATTTTCTCAACAACTG GCATGTTGCACAGTCTTGTTGGCTTCTGTGTAGACGTGATCTGCTGTCGTTTTAAACTCGGGGTTTATAAGCCGAAGAGT ATGAGTGTTTTTGATGGCCATGTGAACAGCCTgacgcctcttctttctgagaaTGCTGAACACTAG
- the si:ch211-127m7.2 gene encoding uncharacterized protein si:ch211-127m7.2, protein MSEKHRNLPPWMVKSEVQSKDNEAVKKKTRGETTKRIAKKRLESVVKYWMNERELVETALSHLKEDKACAKDATQAPEEVRIIPETDEDMSDSDVQDRTYVSNITEQETVPYGNCLEESTSTKPDCHLKPPSDGSGASEKPYVDDDALELVREIFFT, encoded by the exons ATGTCTGAAAAGCATAGAAACCTTCCTCCCTGGATGGTGAAATCTGAAGTTCAAAGCAAAGACAATGAAGCTGTGAAGAAGAAAACGCGTGGTGAAACTACAAAAAGGATAGCGAAGAAGCGACTCGAAAG TGTCGTCAAGTATTGGATGAACGAGAGGGAGCTCGTGGAAACAGCGCTCAGCCATTTGAAGGAGGATAAA GCATGTGCTAAAGATGCAACGCAAGCCCCAGAGGAGGTCAGGATCATTCCGGAGACAGATGAAGACATGTCAGACTCAGATGTGCAGGACAGGACATATGTTTCAAACATTACAGAGCAAGAGACTGTGCCGTATGGAAACTGCTTGGAAGAAAGTACCAGCACAAAACCAGACTGCCATCTGAAACCGCCTTCTGATGGTTCAGGAGCTTCTGAGAAGCCTTATGTGGATGATGATGCTCTTGAACTTGTTCGAGAGatttttttcacataa